In the Malassezia vespertilionis chromosome 3, complete sequence genome, one interval contains:
- the COX6A gene encoding Cytochrome c oxidase subunit 6A (COG:C; TransMembrane:1 (i67-84o); BUSCO:EOG092654RM; EggNog:ENOG503P7D2) — protein MSMFRVMLPRTSLAARVARPALPMPMRALSTQNIYWKENRAAAEEFVGVREHAAEHAAGSTQLWRRVTVYILAPLCVVFGVYMYRIESAHAAHHEHELEENGGELPERPDYEYLNMRATSFPWGRQTLFFNPKVNYPAGEA, from the exons ATGTCCATGTTCCGTGTTATGCTCCCTCGCACctcgcttgctgcgcgcgtggcgagGCCTGCACTGCCCATGcccatgcgtgcgctttCCACGCAGAACATCTACTGGAAGGAGaaccgcgcggcggcagaaGAGTTTGttggcgtgcgcgagcacgctgccgagcacgctgcag GTTCTACTCAGCTCTGGCGCAGGGTCACTGTTTACATTCTTGCACCGCTCTGTGTTGTTTTTGGCGTCTACATGTACCGCATCGAAtctgcacacgccgcgcaccacgagcacgagctcgaggagaACGGTGGAGAGCTTCCGGAGCGCCCTGACTATGAGTACCTGAACATGCGGGCCACGTCATTCCCATGGGGCCGCCAGACGCTTTTCTTCAACCCGAAAGTGAACTACCCTGCCGGGGAAGCGTAG
- the VAC8 gene encoding Vacuolar protein 8 (BUSCO:EOG09261JUE; COG:U; EggNog:ENOG503NU9V) yields the protein MGNICSCCTGARGPQYEPLLLDNERDAVADLLQYLENRNETNFFEGEPLRALSTLSFSDNVDLQRSAALAFAEITEKEVREVGRETLEPVLFLLQSHDVEVQRASSAALGNLAVNAENKLLIVKLGGLEPLIRQMLSPNVEVQCNAVGCITNLATHDDNKTKIAKSGALVPLTRLARSKDIRVQRNAAGALLNMTHSDENRLQLVNAGAISVLVSLLASPDSDVQYYCTTALSNIAVDSANRKKLVQSEPRLVQNLIGLMENGSLKVQCQAALALRNLASDEKYQIEIVRSNGLPPLLRLLRSSFLPLILSAAACVRNVSIHPMNESPIIDAGFLHPLIDLLSHEENEELQCHAISTLRNLAASNERNKAAIIDAGAVERIKELVLHVPLSVQSEMTACTAVLALSEDLKPQLLDMGILEVLLPLTASASIEVQGNSAAAIGNLSSKADDYAPFNAVWDKPNGGLCGYLVRFLESDDSTFQHIAVWTLVQLLESGNSELEQHIRGSSHILDLVHQLQSHAEGDEEVQEGDEIASDAESATPEKEISGLSKRIEEILFEQGDTSQPEK from the coding sequence ATGGGAAACATTTGTAGCTGCTGTACTGGTGCACGTGGGCCCCAGTACGAGCCCCTCCTTTTGGATAACGAGCGCGATGCTGTGGCTGATCTGCTGCAGTACCTTGAAAACCGCAATGAGACCAACTTCTTTGAGGGAGAACCCCTGCGTGCGCTTTCCACGCTCTCATTCAGCGATAATGTCGATCTCCAGCGAAGTGCTGCATTAGCTTTTGCGGAAATCACGGAAAAGGAGGTGCGTGAAGTCGGCcgcgagacgctcgagcCCGTGCTCTTCTTGCTCCAGTCGCACGATGTTgaggtgcagcgtgcatcgagtgcagcgctcggcaaCCTAGCAGTTAATGCGGAAAACAAGCTGCTGATTGTCAAGCTTGGCGGTCTCGAGCCGCTTATCCGCCAAATGCTGAGTCCTAACGTCGAAGTGCAATGTAATGCAGTCGGTTGCATCACCAACCTTGCCACCCACGACGATAACAAGACCAAGATTGCCAAGTCTGGGGCGCTGGTCCCGCTCACACGTCTTGCGCGCTCCAAGGATAtccgcgtgcagcgcaacgcgGCCGGTGCACTGCTCAATATGACGCACAGCGACGAGAATAGGCTGCAGCTAGTGAACGCCGGTGCGATCTCCGTGCTTGTTTCGCTGCTCGCGAGCCCTGACTCGGACGTACAGTACTACTGTACCACCGCGCTGAGCAACATTGCTGTGGACAGTGCAAACAGGAAGAAGCTTGTACAAAGCGAGCCACGGCTCGTGCAGAACCTGATCGGACTCATGGAGAATGGCAGCCTGAAGGTGCAGTGCCAGgcagcacttgcgctgcgcaacctGGCGTCGGACGAAAAGTATCAGATCGAGATTGTGCGTAGCAACGGTCTGCCGCCGCTCTTGCGTCTCCTGCGCTCCTCTTTCCTCCCGCTCATTCTTTCGGCCGCCGCTTGTGTACGCAACGTATCAATCCACCCGATGAACGAGAGTCCTATCATCGATGCCGGCTTTTTGCACCCCCTCATTGACCTCCTCAGTCACGAGGAGAACGAAGAGCTGCAGTGCCATGCTATCagtacgctgcgcaaccTTGCGGCGAGCAACGAGCGGAATAAAGCGGCCATAATTGATGCGGgcgccgtcgagcgcatcaaggAGCTTGTCTTGCACGTTCCACTCAGTGTCCAGAGTGAGATGACGGCATGCACTGCCGTGCTGGCTCTCTCGGAGGACCTCAAGCCGCAGTTGCTCGACATGGGCATCCTCGAGGTGCTGCTTCCGCTGACTGCAAGCGCTTCGATTGAAGTGCAAGGCAACTCTGCTGCCGCGATTGGTAACTTGAGCAGCAAGGCGGACGACTACGCGCCTTTCAATGCTGTATGGGACAAGCCAAATGGCGGTCTGTGCGGCTACCTTGTGCGTTTCCTCGAGTCGGATGACAGCACCTTCCAGCACATTGCTGTATGGACACTGGTGCAGCTCCTGGAGAGTGGAAATAGCGAGCTTGAGCAACATATTCGGGGCAGCTCGCACATTCTTGATCTTGTGCACCAGCTGCAGAGTCATGCCGAAGGTGACGAGGAGGTGCAAGAAGGTGACGAAATTgcgagcgatgcagagAGCGCAACGCCTGAAAAGGAGATTTCTGGCCTCTCGAAGCGCATTGAAGAGATCCTTTTTGAGCAAGGCGATACTTCGCAGCCCGAAAAATAA
- a CDS encoding uncharacterized protein (COG:K; EggNog:ENOG503NXVM): MEPERPKEKVPIPGADGWLRVTTTHGNVFYAQKKTKRSEWTIPDEIRDHVEAMEASMQQERHAKRARTEPVTEPVDVVKEEVIVAEPVPDPEPVVPEPAPVALPPAPDLSFEEGRALFMGMLTSLNGTPSEVNPMAPWDQELPKFVHLPAYSSLRSSRDREDVFNEWCKLRLREKREKTTRRAPAPAPTHPSDCERQLRSLFKEQIVSSRTTFDDAKKQFGTDPRFTAVQNPKAVFNTWMQELVEIKRRLARNADTAFAALLTERLLEPASLLGEEGIQGEPDKDQAAQIWLKAKKTPGLVEDKRYDAVGSATRRAALFATWLRDGVRVQTAVEQAPQEVPQAKESESSEERRQRALQNRQAQVLRDQTRMRERNRAARFDLDSERRYVFAPSDPSETDFRQLLLDVVSDPTLTWEDAQGLLSRDDRFRPAAMRDTLQDEQKAQFFAEHIARLQNKKRDQLARLFSKHTKDEHGRERLDTAMDTVLANIRTDEGFDAGLKRFLGEDASVHRSRTTTLEREYEAWDAWRQTCAKSEFQDMLRENAFVTFWGGLRKEKEQHTEQPSGAEPIPEDEEADEEAVSVLDMASNVDLREMESVLRVCMKKRESSWQNDKRYQIFAHRPDERTEWLKQHLAQLSVPKRTIHQMHIDR, from the coding sequence ATGGAACCGGAGCGGCCCAAGGAGAAGGTGCCGATCCCTGGTGCAGACGGCTGGCTGCGAGTTACGACGACGCATGGAAATGTATTTTATGCACAGAAGAAGACTAAGCGCTCCGAATGGACGATTCCAGACGAGATTCGCGACCATGTCGAGGCAATGGAAGCTTCCATGCAACAAGAACGACACGCGAAACGGGCACGAACCGAGCCCGTAACCGAGCCCGTAGACGTTGTCAAGGAGGAAGTGATTGTTGCTGAGCCTGTGCCGGATCCAGAACCCGTTGTCCCCGAGCCTGCGCCCGTTGCACTTCCGCCCGCGCCGGATCTGTCGTTCGAAGAAGGGCGTGCTTTGTTCATGGGAATGCTTACATCCTTGAATGGCACGCCGTCTGAAGTGAATCCTATGGCACCATGGGATCAAGAACTTCCGAAATTTGTACATTTGCCGGCATACAGCTCGCTCCGAAGCTCGCGCGACCGCGAAGATGTGTTTAATGAATGGTGCAAGTTGAGGCTGCGTGAGAAACGCGAAAAaacgacgcggcgtgcccCTGCCCCTGCCCCAACACATCCATCGGATTGTGAGCggcagctgcgctcgtTGTTTAAAGAGCAAATCGTATCTTCGCGAACGACGTTTGACGATGCAAAAAAACAGTTTGGCACCGATCCGCGATTTACCGCTGTACAAAACCCAAAGGCTGTATTCAATACATGGATGCAGGAGCTCGTGGAGAtcaagcgccgcctggcgcgcaatgcagaTACAGCCTTTGCAGCGCTACTGACCGAGCGACTTCTTGAACCCGCAtcgctgcttggcgaggaGGGAATCCAAGGGGAACCAGACAAGGACCAGGCAGCCCAAATCTGGCTCAAGGCAAAAAAGACACCGGGACTTGTAGAGGATAAGCGGTATGATGCGGTAGGCAGTGCTACGCGACGTGCCGCTCTTTTTGCTACATGGCTACGTGACGGGGTGCGTGTACAGACAGCAGTGGAACAAGCGCCACAAGAAGTGCCGCAGGCCAAGGAGAGCGAGTCGTCCGAGGAACGCAGAcaacgcgcgctgcaaaatcGGCAAGCACAAGTGCTCCGGGACCAGACGCGTATGCGAGAGCGCAaccgcgctgcgcgattTGACCTCGATAGTGAGCGACGGTACGTATTCGCACCCTCTGACCCCAGCGAAACCGATTTCCGCCAGCTGTTGCTGGATGTTGTGAGCGATCCAACGCTGACATGGGAAGATGCTCAAGGCCTCCTGTCGCGCGACGATCGATTCCGTCCAGCGGCAATGCGCGATACTCTCCAGGACGAGCAAAAGGCACAATTTTTTGCGGagcacattgcgcggctcCAAAATAAGAAACGTGATCAACTCGCGCGGCTCTTTAGCAAGCATACCAAAGATGAGCACGGCAGGGAGCGTCTCGATACGGCCATGGACACGGTGCTCGCCAATATCCGTACGGACGAGGGATTTGACGCAGGGCTGAAACGCTTTCTCGGCGAAGATGCAAGCGTGCATCGGAGCCGCACTACGACACTAGAGCGCGAGTATGAAGCATGGGATGCCTGGCGACAGACTTGCGCGAAATCCGAGTTCCAGGATATGCTCCGCGAAAACGCCTTTGTTACGTTTTGGGGCGGATTACGCAAGGAAAAAGAGCAGCACACCGAGCAGCCCAGCGGTGCGGAGCCAATCCCCGAAGATGAAGAGGCGGATGAAGAGGCTGTCTCTGTGCTGGACATGGCCTCCAATGTGGATCTACGTGAAATGGAATCGGTACTACGGGTATGTATGAAAAAGCGCGAGAGCTCATGGCAGAACGACAAGCGCTACCAGAtttttgcgcatcgcccCGACGAGCGTACAGAATGGCTCAAACAACATCTGGCACAGTTATCGGTGCCTAAGCGAACAATTCATCAAATGCATATAGACAGATAG
- a CDS encoding uncharacterized protein (TransMembrane:2 (i12-36o65-83i); EggNog:ENOG503NUZA; COG:Q) — translation MSIPRRFDLDLVVNTFHALFALPSLVILPAAALFLANRGQPFDAMLQQASKVCTWHELVCVKHKWISWVMIFIVIKAIGRYLGRRAENNGVMERDPPNWSKEVIAITGGATGIGQSTVELLSKKYKARIAVLDVADPQYEKAAPDAPPILWIHTDVTKPEAIAAAHEKIKEVFGTSPSVVIGCAGIAVGGPILTTSSALVQKTFDINALQHVRLAKEFVPFMAKNNHGHYITVASSASFYTPPLLSAYCMSKGAALAFHEELRVELRVAYNAPRVRTSVVTPTKVRTLLGHAMNDAENSFVDPTLEPIEVASAIVNAIAEGRSHTISQPVITKLLPFVRAMPEWFRTIVAKLGETDSSLTTDSIRAAIKAGYGKNLGAENYESVLQGLDPSYTSKTA, via the coding sequence ATGTCCATCCCCAGGCGTTTTGATCTCGATCTTGTGGTGAACACGTTTCATGCACTGTTCGCACTCCCCTCCCTTGTTATCCttccggcggcggcgctcttCCTTGCGAACCGCGGTCAGCCGTTCGATGCGATGCTTCAGCAGGCGTCGAAGGTCTGCACCTGGCACGAGCTTGTGTGCGTGAAGCACAAGTGGATTAGCTGGGTGATGATCTTTATCGTGATCAAAGCAATTGGCCGCTACCTGGGCCGCCGTGCCGAGAACAACGGCGTGATGGAGCGTGACCCGCCGAACTGGAGCAAGGAGGTGATTGCCATCACCGGTGGTGCTACTGGCATTGGCCAATCGACCGTTGAGCTGCTCTCGAAGAAGTACAAGGCCCGCATCGCCGTCCTCGATGTCGCCGACCCGCAGTATGAGAAGGCTGCGCCGGATGCACCTCCCATCCTCTGGATTCACACCGACGTGACCAAGCCGGAGGCGATTGCTGCCGCCCACGAGAAGATCAAGGAAGTGTTTGGCACCTCCCCCTCGGTCGTGATCGGCTGTGCTGGTATTGCTGTTGGTGGTCCGATTCTTACGACTTCGTCTGCCCTTGTCCAGAAGACGTTTGACATCAACGCACTCCAGCACGTCCGCCTTGCCAAGGAATTTGTGCCGTTCATGGCCAAGAACAACCACGGCCATTACATCACTGTCGCTAGCTCTGCTTCCTTCTACACCCCGCCCCTGCTCTCTGCCTACTGCATGTCGAAGGGAGCTGCGCTCGCCTTCCACGAGGAGCTTCGCGTCGAGCTTCGCGTTGCGTACAACGCCCCCCGCGTCCGTACTTCGGTCGTCACTCCGACAAAGGTGCGCACCCTCCTTGGCCACGCCATGAACGATGCTGAGAACTCGTTCGTGGACCCTACTCTGGAGCCGATCGAGGTCGCTTCCGCAATTGTCAACGCCATTGCCGAGGGCCGCTCGCACACGATCTCGCAACCCGTGATTACCAAGCTGCTGCCGTttgtgcgtgcgatgcCCGAGTGGTTCCGCACGATTGTGGCCAAGCTTGGTGAGACGGACTCGTCGCTCACCACCGACTCGATCCGTGCCGCCATCAAGGCTGGCTACGGCAAGAACCTCGGTGCCGAGAACTATGAAAGCGTTCTCCAGGGCCTGGACCCCTCGTACACGTCCAAGACTGCTTAG
- the MET2 gene encoding homoserine O-acetyltransferase (MEROPS:MER0044357; EggNog:ENOG503NXB4; COG:H), with the protein MLSAPVEVQGPTTPLAVEIDQRYLVIPEFTLENGAILTNAPVAFKTWGTLDRDRANVVLVSHPISGNANVAEWWGPLFGPGHTLDPTRYFIVCCNTIGSPYGTASPLTRKHGEMFTNGAWVRAPHIDKPMEQEEQMWWGADFPSSTVRDDVRLHKCVLEYLGVEQLAAVIGGSMGGMAALEWPLCFPVRHPSSPNAMAEATPKDKPYVRAIVALASSARHSAWCIAWSEVQRRAVMADEKYNQGRYLLRDPPEKGLAAARMCALMTYRQPQSFERRFSRLRGTTNVKKAAPRKLNPEASSLMEEGDEAPSPDILKQKQEQDREQYAVQSYLYHHGNKFVKRFDALCYIHLTQKLDTHDAARDRTSWTQDVDQSNSTAVLAQVLRYLGVAPVAPRVQILSVTSDLLYTPNEQEFVHASIPKSALVHIESPEGHDGFLLEYPQIEAAIRPFLHTDVSTSKL; encoded by the coding sequence ATGCTCAGTGCGCCGGTGGAAGTGCAAGGGCCGACCACGCCATTGGCGGTAGAAATCGACCAACGGTACCTCGTCATACCTGAGTTTACCTTGGAGAATGGCGCAATACTCACAAATGCACCGGTAGCATTTAAAACGTGGGGCACGCTCGACCGTGACCGCGCGAATGTCGTACTTGTAAGCCATCCCATTTCTGGCAATGCCAACGTCGCGGAATGGTGGGGTCCATTGTTTGGCCCTGGGCATACCTTGGACCCTACACGCTACTTTATTGTGTGTTGTAATACAATTGGGTCGCCGTACGGGACTGCGAGTCCGCTCACACGCAAGCACGGTGAAATGTTCACAAACGGTGCTTGggtgcgcgcaccgcacatCGACAAGCCCATGGAGCAGGAAGAGCAGATGTGGTGGGGTGCTGATTTCCCTTCGTCAacggtgcgcgacgacgtTCGCCTGCACAAGTGCGTGTTGGAGTACctcggcgtcgagcagctcgccgcggtgATTGGTGGGTCTATGGGCGGCATGGCCGCGCTAGAGTGGCCGCTTTGCTTCCCTGTGCGCCATCCCTCCTCTCCGAATGCAATGGCGGAGGCGACGCCGAAGGACAAGCCATACGTCCGTGCGATTGTTGCCTTGGCATCCTCTGCACGACACTCGGCATGGTGCATTGCGTGGTCCGAAGTGCAGCGCCGGGCGGTTATGGCGGATGAAAAGTACAACCAAGGACGTTACCTCTTGCGCGACCCCCCTGAAAAAGGGCTCGCGGCTGCGCGTATGTGTGCGTTGATGACCTACCGCCAGCCGCAAAGTTTTGAGCGCCGCTTCagccgcttgcgcggcacaacGAATGTCAAGAAGGCCGCCCCTCGGAAACTGAACCCTGAAGCGTCTTCGCTGATGGAGGAGGGCGATGAGGCGCCTTCTCCTGATATCCTCAAGCAGAAGCAGGAGCAGGATCGCGAGCAGTATGCGGTCCAGTCCTACTTGTATCACCACGGGAACAAGTTTGTAAAACGCTTCGATGCCTTGTGCTACATCCATTTGACCCAAAAGTTGGACACACATGACGCTGCACGCGACCGTACAAGTTGGACGCAAGATGTGGACCAGTCGAATAGTACtgctgtgcttgcacaAGTGCTTCGATACCTTGGAGTTGCGCCGGTGGCACCGCGTGTCCAAATCCTCTCGGTGACGTCCGATTTGCTGTACACGCCCAACGAGCAAGAATTCGTGCACGCGAGCATTCCCAAGTCCGCCCTTGTGCATATCGAAAGCCCGGAAGGCCACGATGGATTTTTACTAGAGTACCCGCAAATCGAAGCTGCCATACGTCCGTTTTTACACACCGACGTGAGCACCTCCAAGCTGTAG